In Synechococcales cyanobacterium T60_A2020_003, one DNA window encodes the following:
- a CDS encoding MATE family efflux transporter: protein MAIALPREYNFLARFYRLASVSVLSNMMVPLAGLVDAAFLGHLNDIRHLAGVILASILFDYIYRVLKFIRTSTNAITAQAVGAEDQTATVQALLRNGLIALGISVVILLIQYPLQKAGFFLLSGASEVESSGVEYFYARIWGAPAVLLNFVLFGWFLGREMNGKVLLLSLIGNGANVLLDYLMIIRWGWASSGAGLATALSQYLALVVGLIAVAVTIPWSAVPAAIATVWDRQALKDTVVLKGNIMIRFLVLISTYSIFTNISSTMGTMTLAQNGLLLQIALLSQFTVQGVGMTAQTLIGNFKSKGAIAQLAPVLIVALCTTVPIALSIAAIAILRPDLLFGLLTSHADVNRGLTDYTIWLLPLLETTTIAFMFEGYFIGLKESTLLRNSVLIAFGGGFMPLAATAWYTQNNHLLWFSLVMYMLLLSVVLGSQISRTLNELKEAYQTPMPSL from the coding sequence ATGGCGATCGCACTTCCCCGTGAGTACAACTTTCTAGCTCGGTTTTATCGGCTCGCTAGCGTTAGTGTTTTATCAAACATGATGGTTCCCTTGGCGGGCTTAGTTGATGCAGCGTTTCTCGGCCACTTAAACGATATTCGCCACCTGGCCGGAGTCATCCTAGCGTCCATTTTGTTCGACTATATTTACCGAGTGCTGAAGTTTATACGCACTAGCACCAACGCGATTACGGCTCAGGCGGTAGGCGCAGAGGATCAAACCGCTACGGTGCAAGCCTTGCTCCGCAATGGGCTGATTGCGTTAGGCATTAGCGTCGTTATCTTGCTGATTCAATACCCGCTCCAAAAAGCCGGATTTTTTCTGCTCAGCGGCGCATCGGAAGTGGAATCGTCGGGGGTGGAGTATTTCTATGCCCGCATCTGGGGTGCGCCTGCGGTGTTGCTTAACTTTGTGCTATTCGGCTGGTTTCTCGGACGCGAAATGAACGGTAAGGTGCTGCTGCTGTCGTTAATTGGCAATGGCGCAAACGTGCTGCTGGATTACCTCATGATTATCCGCTGGGGCTGGGCCAGTTCGGGGGCGGGGTTAGCCACAGCCTTAAGCCAGTATTTAGCCTTGGTCGTGGGGCTGATTGCGGTGGCGGTTACGATTCCCTGGAGTGCCGTTCCGGCGGCGATCGCAACGGTGTGGGATCGGCAGGCTTTGAAGGATACGGTAGTGCTGAAGGGCAATATTATGATTCGTTTTTTAGTGCTGATCTCAACCTACTCCATCTTTACGAACATTAGTTCTACGATGGGCACCATGACCCTGGCTCAAAATGGTTTACTGCTGCAAATTGCCTTGCTGAGCCAGTTCACCGTTCAGGGGGTCGGCATGACCGCCCAGACCCTCATTGGTAATTTCAAAAGCAAGGGGGCGATCGCCCAACTGGCTCCCGTGCTAATTGTTGCCCTTTGTACGACGGTACCAATTGCCCTAAGTATTGCGGCGATCGCCATTCTGAGACCCGATCTGCTCTTTGGTTTATTGACCAGCCATGCCGATGTTAATCGTGGGCTAACGGACTACACCATTTGGCTTCTGCCCTTGCTCGAAACCACCACGATTGCCTTCATGTTTGAAGGGTATTTCATTGGCCTCAAGGAAAGCACGCTTTTGCGTAACTCTGTTCTGATCGCCTTTGGGGGCGGATTTATGCCCCTTGCAGCAACAGCCTGGTATACCCAGAATAATCATTTGCTGTGGTTCTCGTTGGTGATGTACATGCTGCTGCTCTCGGTCGTTTTGGGCAGTCAAATTTCCAGAACCTTGAATGAACTGAAAGAGGCATACCAAACACCGATGCCCAGCCTTTAA